The following are encoded in a window of Macadamia integrifolia cultivar HAES 741 unplaced genomic scaffold, SCU_Mint_v3 scaffold2776, whole genome shotgun sequence genomic DNA:
- the LOC122067238 gene encoding uncharacterized protein LOC122067238 — MEEMIPKIVKPTWEKSLPEIFIKNNISFNVVQSDVFINFVKCTTCYGPSVPIPSYGTLRGRIILEARKDLEKYADEVKYSWKQTGCTIMSDSWTDLKKRSFLNVIAYSPDGALFLKSEECSHVRLTASYTFDILDREIQSISPNLVVQLILDNASNYSSALDMLTGKYRWLFKTRCSEECSHARLTASYTFDILDREIQSISPNLVVHLILDNASNYSSALDMLTGKYCWLFKTRCVAHGINLMLKDIYKKSIVEVEEKLRLLVASAEWRSLRNSRSVETDRVVDTIQRESFWNDSKEILRFMEPFIRVLRLVDGDGATLGYLYEAMERAKESIEDLDKELKRLLDDSIVEDLLFGASASFTESEIQPQIVYNDVVEYLSYGDAAFSKVCDRDANRANPDPAINSTHAEADTWLHSPEVESWELFVKVAGVHVAADDIKGFAEEIVRRCEGLPLAIVNVARTMANRHGVGV, encoded by the exons ATGGAGGAAATGATCCCTAAGATTGTTAAACCAACTTGGGAGAAATCTCTTCctgaaatttttattaaaaataacatttctttcaatgttgttCAATCAGATGTTTTCATCAATTTTGTGAAGTGCACAACCTGTTATGGTCCTAGTGTTCCTATTCCAAGTTATGGAACCCTTCGTGGAAGAATAATTCTTGAAGCAAGAAAGGACCTTGAAAAATATGCTGACGAAGTAAAATATTCTTGGAAGCAAACTGGTTGTACAATCATGTCTGATTCATGGACTGACTTGAAGAAGCGGTCTTTTCTTAATGTGATTGCTTATTCCCCGGATGGTGCTCTCTTTTTGAAGTCAGAGGAGTGTTCTCATGTTAGATTGACTGCTTCTTACACATTTGATATTCTTgacagagagattcaaagtaTTAGCCCAAATTTAGTAGTTCAGCTAATTTTAGACAATGCATCCAATTATTCAAGTGCACTTGATATGCTTACTGGAAAGTATCGTTGGTTGTTTAAGACTCGATGT TCAGAGGAGTGTTCTCATGCTAGATTGACTGCTTCTTACACATTTGATATTCTTgatagagagattcaaagtaTTAGCCCAAATTTAGTGGTTCATCTAATTTTAGACAATGCATCCAATTATTCAAGTGCACTTGATATGCTTACTGGAAAGTATTGTTGGTTGTTTAAGACTCGATGTGTAGCCCATGGTATTAATCTAATGTTGAAGGATATCTATAAAAAG TCAATTgttgaagtggaagagaagcTTAGACTCCTAGTTGCATCAGCTGAGTGGAGGAGTCTAAGAAATTCGAGATCTGTTGAAACAGATCGAGTGGTGGATACTATTCAAAGGGAGTCATTTTGGaatgattcaaaagagattttgagatttatggaACCATTCATTCGAGTTCTCCGTTtggttgatggtgatggggctACATTAGGGTATTTGTATGAAGCAATGGAAAGAGCAAAAGAG AGCATTGAAGACCTTGACAAAGAGCTAAAGAGATTATTGGATGATAGCATTGTTGAGGACTTGCTATTTGGTGCAAGTGCTAGTTTTACTGAGAGCGAGATTCAACCCCAGATAGTATATAATGATGTAGTTGAGTACTTAAGTTATGGTGAT GCAGCCTTCTCTAAAGTCTGCGATAGAGATGCCAATCGAGCCAATCCAGACCCAGCCATCAACTCAACGCATGCTGAAGCAGATACTTGGTTGCATAG CCCTGAAGTTGAGTCGTGGGAGCTCTTTGTTAAAGTAGCTGGTGTACATGTTGCTGCGGATGACATAAAGGGCTTTGCTGAAGAAATTGTCCGAAGGTGTGAGGGTCTTCCCCTTGCAATTGTCAATGTTGCTCGCACAATGGCAAATCGACATGGAGTTGGGGTGTAG